DNA sequence from the Edaphobacter lichenicola genome:
CGAAGGTACACAGCATGGCCTCGCGAAGCTTTGTGCGTAGGGCGTCGAATTCGAGATTGGGTGAGGTGTAGCGCCATTCGGCACGGACGGCGGTTCCGAAGAGGCGGTCTTTGGTCTCAGGAAGGGTGGTGAGGGAGTCCTTGATGTAGCCTTCGAAGCCGGAGTTCGCGGTCTTGAGCATGACGAGGTTGTCGAGGCCAGAGAGGACGTGAAAGCTGCCGCCCTGCGCACGTTCTATGTTGGTGGTTTGAAGCTCGTTGCTGCCGCGCATAAAGGCGCTGGGATGTGGTTCGTCGTCTATGGTGAGGCGCTTCCACATGATGCTTTCGATGCGAACCGCGGCTGAGGAGACCTGCGGATTTCTTGTCAGGAGGAAGTCGACCAGCTCTTTGGCGTAGTCTTCCATGGCGGTTGCCTTTGAAGCTCGCGCGAGAGAGTAGACGGTGTTCTTCATTGTGTCTGTCGGGAGGATCTTGCTGTTGTCGCCGTCGAGGTGGGCGGTAGCGAAGTCGCCCTTCAGTAAGACTTGAACCGTCCATTCGCGCAGGTCGTGGCTGTGAGTCTGGCCATGAGCGTGACGGGTGACCTTCATCAGGCGGACGCGGGATTTTCCGTAACGATTTTCAGCCAGCTCAATCATCGGGTCAGCTTCCTCGGTAGGTGGTGTAGCCGTTCGCGGTCAGGAGCAGGGGAATGTGGTAGTGCTGCTCGCCTTCGGTGACGGTAAAGACGATTTCGACATAGGGGTAGAGGCCGTTTAGTTTGTGTTGCCGGTAGTAGGCGATGGTTTCGAAGTGAACGCGATAGATGCCCGGCTGCAGGGTTTCGGTTGTGGGTAGGAGATGTTTGCAGCGGCCATCGGCGTCGGTAGTCGCTTCATTGAGGGGCGACCACTTTCCATCGGTCAGGCGAGCTAGGGTGATGGGAACGCCTGTGGCTGGCCGTCCTAGGGTCGTGTCGAGAATGTGTGTGGAG
Encoded proteins:
- the uraH gene encoding hydroxyisourate hydrolase; this encodes MGISTHILDTTLGRPATGVPITLARLTDGKWSPLNEATTDADGRCKHLLPTTETLQPGIYRVHFETIAYYRQHKLNGLYPYVEIVFTVTEGEQHYHIPLLLTANGYTTYRGS
- the pucL gene encoding factor-independent urate hydroxylase, whose translation is MIELAENRYGKSRVRLMKVTRHAHGQTHSHDLREWTVQVLLKGDFATAHLDGDNSKILPTDTMKNTVYSLARASKATAMEDYAKELVDFLLTRNPQVSSAAVRIESIMWKRLTIDDEPHPSAFMRGSNELQTTNIERAQGGSFHVLSGLDNLVMLKTANSGFEGYIKDSLTTLPETKDRLFGTAVRAEWRYTSPNLEFDALRTKLREAMLCTFANHDSKSVQQTLYAMAESALEAVPAIDEIEITMPNKHCLLVDLSRFHQDNPNEIFVPTDEPHGYIEARVRRKS